In a genomic window of Brucella anthropi ATCC 49188:
- a CDS encoding NAD(P)H-dependent flavin oxidoreductase, translating to MALPDILKSRLRIPVVGAPLFIISHPALVMAQCKAGVVGSFPALNARPEAQLDEWLAEITEGLAAYDKANPDRPSAPFAVNQIVHRSNNRLEHDLGLCVKYKVPIVISSLGAVPEVNAAIHSYGGIVLHDVINNRHANSAIRKGADGLIAVAAGAGGHAGALSPFALVQEIRSWFDGPLLLSGAIANGGSILAAQAMGADLAYIGSPFIATTEARATDAYKQMIVDSNSSDIVYSNYFTGIGGNYLKPSIANSGLDPENLPEADPSKMDFDKAQQEGAKAWKDIWGCGQGIAAIHEVAPAGQLVDRLEREYNDARQRLCAGV from the coding sequence ATGGCCTTGCCGGATATCCTGAAAAGCAGACTGCGCATCCCGGTGGTTGGTGCTCCCCTATTCATCATTTCGCATCCGGCTCTGGTCATGGCGCAGTGCAAGGCAGGCGTCGTCGGTTCCTTTCCCGCACTCAATGCCCGTCCTGAAGCACAACTGGACGAGTGGCTGGCAGAGATCACAGAAGGACTTGCCGCTTACGACAAGGCCAATCCGGATCGGCCATCCGCGCCCTTCGCGGTCAACCAGATCGTGCACCGTTCCAACAACCGCCTTGAGCACGATCTCGGCCTTTGTGTGAAATACAAGGTGCCGATCGTCATTTCCTCGCTCGGCGCTGTGCCGGAAGTGAATGCGGCAATCCATTCCTATGGCGGTATCGTCCTTCATGACGTCATCAACAACCGCCATGCCAATTCAGCAATCCGCAAGGGCGCGGACGGCCTCATCGCGGTCGCTGCCGGTGCTGGCGGCCACGCCGGTGCGCTGTCGCCCTTCGCGCTTGTGCAGGAAATCCGTTCTTGGTTCGACGGCCCCTTGCTCCTTTCGGGCGCCATCGCCAATGGCGGATCGATCCTCGCCGCTCAGGCCATGGGCGCCGACCTCGCCTATATCGGCTCGCCCTTCATCGCCACGACCGAAGCGCGCGCGACAGATGCCTACAAGCAGATGATCGTAGACTCGAATTCATCCGACATCGTCTATTCCAACTACTTCACCGGCATCGGAGGCAATTATCTGAAGCCGTCGATCGCCAATTCAGGTCTCGATCCGGAAAACCTGCCGGAAGCCGATCCATCCAAGATGGATTTCGACAAGGCTCAGCAGGAAGGCGCCAAGGCCTGGAAGGATATATGGGGCTGCGGTCAGGGTATCGCCGCCATCCACGAAGTGGCACCTGCCGGGCAACTGGTCGACCGGCTGGAGCGTGAATATAACGACGCCCGCCAGCGTCTTTGCGCAGGCGTTTGA